ctccgtcgCCTCTTCGCCATCTCCGCCCCACCTGTCCGTCTGCTCCAGCAGCGCCATCAAGGAAATCCTCACCGGCTGCTCCTCCGCCGCCGGCagcgccgccgcctccgcctcgCCGGTGACACTGCGGTTGGACCCTTCGCTCCCCTCCCCTTCTTCCGCAGCGCctctgccgccgccgccgctcgcCGGAGAGTCCGACCCCTCCTCCTCGGCTGCCGTGCTGGCGGCGGTGGGGTTGTACTCAGTGACGATGGCTCGGCGGCGGGAGGGGGACCCCGGGAAGGGCACGTCGGCGTTCTGGACGGAGACGGAGCGGGAGATGGAGCGGCCGAGGGCAGCAGCAGGGTTGGGGCGGACGGAGACGACGACCTCGGGATCGGAGATGGGAGCGGGGGGAGTGACCCAGGCAGCGGCGGCGCCGGAGCCGGCGGCACGTCGATGGCGAATGCGCTCCTTGAAGGATTTCCAGTT
This is a stretch of genomic DNA from Phoenix dactylifera cultivar Barhee BC4 chromosome 9, palm_55x_up_171113_PBpolish2nd_filt_p, whole genome shotgun sequence. It encodes these proteins:
- the LOC103709379 gene encoding uncharacterized protein LOC103709379; translated protein: MEGRELRRSMTLSDQLSIEDLPNPKVAPRTVAAAGVSEKRETFAAGSGRGSVSTRTLMDIIKEEHDANGGAGPSINWKSFKERIRHRRAAGSGAAAAWVTPPAPISDPEVVVSVRPNPAAALGRSISRSVSVQNADVPFPGSPSRRRAIVTEYNPTAASTAAEEEGSDSPASGGGGRGAAEEGEGSEGSNRSVTGEAEAAALPAAEEQPVRISLMALLEQTDRWGGDGEEATEEEVVEEGEEVDDEGEGGGMFHVCCVCMVRHKGAAFIPCGHTFCRLCSRELWVSRGNCPLCNGFILEILDIF